The proteins below are encoded in one region of Tessaracoccus aquimaris:
- a CDS encoding CDP-alcohol phosphatidyltransferase family protein — protein MSERANTTFSEDFARLRTAQKSNKGAPIYSVLINRPLGRVFAAAAHQIGLTPNQVTMVSAAFTLTGIALIALLPPGPLTALVVTVALVLGYALDAADGQLARLRGGGSLTGEWLDHVIDSFKIATLHLAVLISMYRFTDLEPVWYLVPLLFSAVYVVHFFGFLLTELLTRVAGLRLGRPQGRAASGSTLSALLKLPTDYGILALSFLLLAWPQIFAWVYLFLAVANAGYTMLVLPVWLRRLKALDSELAG, from the coding sequence ATGTCGGAGCGAGCCAACACCACCTTCTCGGAGGACTTCGCGCGGCTGCGCACCGCGCAGAAGAGCAACAAGGGAGCCCCGATCTACTCGGTGCTGATCAACCGCCCCCTGGGAAGGGTGTTCGCAGCCGCGGCGCACCAGATCGGCCTGACACCCAACCAGGTGACCATGGTCAGCGCGGCGTTCACACTGACGGGGATCGCGCTCATCGCACTGCTTCCGCCCGGCCCGCTCACCGCGCTCGTCGTCACCGTTGCCCTGGTGCTCGGCTATGCCCTCGACGCCGCGGACGGCCAGTTGGCGCGGCTGCGCGGCGGTGGCAGCCTGACCGGTGAATGGCTGGACCACGTCATCGACTCGTTCAAGATCGCGACGCTTCACCTGGCCGTGCTGATCTCCATGTACCGGTTCACTGACCTCGAGCCGGTCTGGTACCTGGTGCCGCTGCTGTTCTCGGCCGTCTACGTGGTGCACTTCTTCGGCTTCCTGCTGACCGAACTCCTGACCCGGGTCGCGGGGCTGCGGCTTGGCAGGCCGCAGGGCCGAGCCGCCTCCGGGTCGACGCTCTCTGCACTGCTCAAACTGCCCACCGACTACGGGATCCTCGCCCTGTCGTTCCTGCTGCTCGCGTGGCCGCAGATCTTCGCCTGGGTGTACCTGTTCCTGGCCGTCGCCAACGCCGGCTACACGATGCTCGTGCTGCCGGTATGGCTGCGGCGCCTGAAGGCGCTCGACTCGGAACTTGCGGGCTGA
- a CDS encoding glycosyltransferase has product MSATVLIANPGADLYGSDRMALESARAFVDAGFRVVVTVTRPGPLIAQLTDAGATVIELPVPVVRRGLLSPRGLLTLARQTVTSWGPMWRLVRRYSPEVIVVNTVTAPLWFAVGRLAGCRVVCHVHEAEAMTSRVLQAALYLPLLACTSVIANSAVTLEVLRAASPAVARRATIVRNAVVGPSVEARARSGPAPPVPRVLFVGRLSHRKGPHVVLEAARILRERGREVSVDLVGSVFPGNEGYESSLRDQVRDSGLSERVSFHGFQADIWGFLERADLVVVPSVLDESFGNTAVEAALGARPLIVSKIPGLMEATESVTSRVVVPPGDAGAVADGVERVLDGWEDYAPMAAVDASRVARLFSRARYGRDLVAAVGLDGA; this is encoded by the coding sequence ATGAGCGCGACGGTGCTGATCGCCAACCCGGGCGCCGACCTGTACGGATCGGACCGGATGGCGCTCGAGAGCGCGCGGGCGTTTGTCGACGCCGGGTTCAGGGTCGTGGTGACGGTGACCCGCCCTGGCCCCCTGATCGCCCAGTTGACCGACGCGGGCGCGACGGTGATCGAACTGCCGGTCCCCGTCGTCCGGAGGGGTCTGCTGTCGCCGCGCGGGCTGCTGACGCTGGCGAGGCAGACGGTGACGAGTTGGGGCCCGATGTGGCGCCTCGTGCGCCGCTACTCACCGGAGGTGATCGTGGTCAACACCGTCACCGCGCCGCTGTGGTTCGCGGTCGGACGGCTCGCAGGGTGCCGGGTGGTGTGCCACGTCCACGAGGCGGAGGCCATGACGTCCAGGGTGCTGCAGGCGGCGCTCTACCTGCCGTTGCTCGCCTGCACCTCCGTCATCGCCAACTCCGCCGTCACCCTCGAGGTGCTGCGCGCCGCGTCGCCAGCGGTCGCACGGCGGGCAACGATCGTGCGCAACGCCGTCGTCGGGCCCTCCGTCGAGGCGAGGGCGAGGAGCGGACCGGCACCTCCGGTGCCGCGGGTGCTCTTCGTGGGGCGCCTTTCGCACAGGAAGGGCCCGCACGTCGTGCTGGAGGCCGCCCGCATCCTGCGTGAGCGGGGGCGGGAGGTGTCGGTCGATCTGGTGGGCTCGGTGTTCCCGGGCAACGAGGGCTACGAGTCGTCCCTGCGGGATCAGGTGAGGGACTCCGGCCTCTCGGAGCGGGTCAGCTTCCACGGCTTCCAGGCCGACATCTGGGGCTTCCTGGAGCGCGCCGACCTGGTGGTGGTCCCTTCGGTGCTCGACGAGTCGTTCGGCAACACGGCCGTCGAGGCGGCGCTGGGGGCGAGGCCACTGATCGTCAGCAAGATTCCCGGGCTGATGGAGGCCACGGAGTCGGTCACCAGCCGTGTCGTCGTGCCACCAGGAGACGCCGGAGCGGTCGCGGACGGGGTCGAACGCGTCCTCGACGGCTGGGAGGACTACGCGCCGATGGCCGCCGTCGATGCATCGCGGGTGGCGCGGCTGTTCTCCCGGGCGCGGTACGGGCGCGACCTGGTGGCCGCGGTCGGGTTGGACGGGGCCTGA